The following are from one region of the Nicotiana tabacum cultivar K326 chromosome 3, ASM71507v2, whole genome shotgun sequence genome:
- the LOC107800558 gene encoding uncharacterized protein LOC107800558 — protein MATKILIIVLMITSVLVYPTNARNLALMEAKSAADEQKEYFRHPLPPFFGGFGGLRGGIRPPFGLGAGVGGFGGSFGPFIGGGGTSTIGAGTGFGSSIGGGFNIGDNGGNNPDANAELGAGHDLTEGGDAAIGHDLP, from the coding sequence ATGGCAACCAAGATTCTCATTATCGTTCTTATGATCACCAGTGTTCTTGTTTACCCTACAAACGCGAGGAACCTAGCATTAATGGAGGCAAAATCAGCAGCAGATGAGCAGAAGGAATATTTTCGGCACCCTTTACCACCATTTTTTGGTGGTTTTGGTGGACTTAGAGGTGGAATAAGGCCTCCGTTTGGTTTAGGAGCAGGTGTTGGTGGGTTTGGAGGTAGTTTTGGTCCTTTTATTGGAGGTGGCGGAACAAGTACCATTGGAGCTGGCACTGGATTTGGTTCCAGCATTGGAGGAGGCTTTAATATTGGTGACAATGGTGGCAATAATCCTGATGCTAATGCTGAACTTGGTGCAGGTCATGACCTAACTGAAGGAGGTGATGCAGCAATTGGACATGACCTGCCTTGA
- the LOC107800559 gene encoding uncharacterized protein LOC107800559 isoform X1, with the protein MMKQPLELSESSSQSFPSLSIENNLKDHSNKSGGVRPYVRSKMPRLRWTRDLHRSFVHAVERLGGEDRATPKMVLQLMDVKGLTISHVKSHLQMYRSMKHEQMIQAEAEAANGSKRNRMDGPEQMNYHHYYYDKALFDAHSSSTVTCSNYADFASAPTILPPPWKHMQETMENKMMELEGKSNNCTMFRDFFNGCSVQDTGNGNKVVGEASSLSNKSPSAEEEDFSSSTMSLEPSTSFDVNNLSLDLTLA; encoded by the exons ATGATGAAACAGCCGCTAGAATTATCTGAAAGTTCTTCACAAAGTTTTCCTTCTTTATCCATTGAAAATAACTTAAAAGATCATAGCAATAAATCTGGAGGGGTAAGACCATATGTTAGATCCAAAATGCCGAGACTTCGGTGGACACGAGATCTTCATCGCAGCTTTGTGCATGCTGTTGAGAGACTTGGTGGAGAAGATC GAGCAACTCCAAAGATGGTGCTACAATTAATGGATGTGAAAGGCCTGACCATATCTCACGTAAAGAGTCACCTTCAG ATGTACAGAAGCATGAAGCATGAACAGATGATACAAG CTGAAGCAGAAGCCGCAAATGGGAGTAAAAGGAATAGAATGGATGGTCCAGAGCAAATGAATTATCATCACTACTATTATGACAAAGCCTTGTTTGATGCCCATTCGTCGAGTACAGTAACATGCAGTAACTATGCGGACTTTGCCTCTGCGCCTACTATTTTGCCTCCTCCTTG GAAACATATGCAAGAGACCATGGAAAATAAGAtgatggaattggaaggaaagtCTAATAATTGCACCATGTTCAGGGATTTCTTCAATGGCTGCAGTGTTCAA GATACTGGCAACGGGAATAAAGTGGTAGGAGAAGCTAGCAGTTTGTCAAATAAGAGTCCAtctgcagaagaggaagatttCTCCAGTAGCACCATGTCTTTAGAGCCATCTACCAGTTTTGATGTCAATAATCTCTCTCTTGACCTCACCCTTGCTTAG
- the LOC107800559 gene encoding uncharacterized protein LOC107800559 isoform X2: protein MKRGATPKMVLQLMDVKGLTISHVKSHLQMYRSMKHEQMIQAEAEAANGSKRNRMDGPEQMNYHHYYYDKALFDAHSSSTVTCSNYADFASAPTILPPPWKHMQETMENKMMELEGKSNNCTMFRDFFNGCSVQDTGNGNKVVGEASSLSNKSPSAEEEDFSSSTMSLEPSTSFDVNNLSLDLTLA, encoded by the exons ATGAAAAGGG GAGCAACTCCAAAGATGGTGCTACAATTAATGGATGTGAAAGGCCTGACCATATCTCACGTAAAGAGTCACCTTCAG ATGTACAGAAGCATGAAGCATGAACAGATGATACAAG CTGAAGCAGAAGCCGCAAATGGGAGTAAAAGGAATAGAATGGATGGTCCAGAGCAAATGAATTATCATCACTACTATTATGACAAAGCCTTGTTTGATGCCCATTCGTCGAGTACAGTAACATGCAGTAACTATGCGGACTTTGCCTCTGCGCCTACTATTTTGCCTCCTCCTTG GAAACATATGCAAGAGACCATGGAAAATAAGAtgatggaattggaaggaaagtCTAATAATTGCACCATGTTCAGGGATTTCTTCAATGGCTGCAGTGTTCAA GATACTGGCAACGGGAATAAAGTGGTAGGAGAAGCTAGCAGTTTGTCAAATAAGAGTCCAtctgcagaagaggaagatttCTCCAGTAGCACCATGTCTTTAGAGCCATCTACCAGTTTTGATGTCAATAATCTCTCTCTTGACCTCACCCTTGCTTAG